Genomic segment of Scardovia inopinata JCM 12537:
AGAAGTCCATTGATCAGGGGTTTGCCAAAGTCGCGACTCTGCCTAAGCGTGAAGACCAGGTAAAACAGGCAAATAAGACAGAAAAGGAAGCTCTTAAACTTTACGCTCAGCTTCCTTACTTCTGTGGACCTCAATCCTATGTGGTAAAGAAGGGCTTGGCTAATGTTGGTCCTTCCCGCTTCAAGACGGTCCTGGTTGAAGATATCGGTTGGGTTAAGTAACAAAACAGCTGATATATTCCAATATATTCCAAGCCGGGCTCCTGAGCCCGGCTTTTTTATATACATAATGTATATTATTGCTTCATTCATCATTTTATGCATCGTGCTATACACAAATATCGTCGTCCTTGTTTAGACTATCAGACACTGGTTCAGCTCTATAATTCATTGTTGATCATTACCAACTTCGAAATAGAGAAACGATTCAGTATAAATAATATTCGGTTTAGCCCTTGTGCAGGAAAGGATTGAGCGATGACAAGGAAGAGAATTATATCAAAACTGCCAGCTCTGGCAGCATCAGCCATAACCGTAATAGCTCTGAGCGCCTGCGGAAATGCCACAACAGGCACCAGCAAAACAGCGATGACCGAAGACCCCTCAGGGACTCCGGTCACCTACACCGGTACCTTACCCATGCCAAAAGCTTCTGGAGACTACAGCAATCCTAAATCTCGCGATCAGTTAAAGGATAAGGGAACAGTTACCTACTCCATATCAGAGATTGGTCCTAATTGGAATGCTTTCAGCGTCAACGGCAACACTGTCTACATGAGCACCCTCTGGAACTATTACATGCCCAGCCTCTGGATGTCCAGCCTGGATGGATCTACAATTAAGCCGAACCCTAACTACCTGACCTCCTATAAGATTTCCACAGTCAAGGGCAAGCAAACCATTGTCCTGAATTTCAACCCGAAGGCCAAGTGGAACGACGGGAGGGCTATTGACTGGACAGCAGTTAAAGCAGCCTGGACCGTGACCAGCGGAAAAAACACCAATTATACTGCTGCTTCTACTACAGGTTGGGAACAAGTTTCCACCGTTACCAAGGGTACAACGGCTAAACAAGCTATTATCACCATGAAGACGCCATACTACCCTGCCACCTCTTTCATTAGCATCTACCCGCCTCAGGCAGTAGATGTCAAGACCTATACCTCTGGCTGGACCGACAACCCTCACGACAAGGAATGGGGAGCCGGCCCCTACGTCATCAAAACCAGGACCGATTCCCAGGTCACCTTCACCCCTAACCCCAAGTGGTGGGGAAACAAGCCCAAGATGACCACCGTCACATACAAACTCCTTGATTCTCAGGCAGCAATCAATGCCTTCAAGAACAAGGAAATCAATGCGGTTTCCCTGTCCACTGCTGATGACATCAAGAACATCCGTTCTGTTACAGGGGCAACAATACGACGCGGTTACACATCAGATGTGTCTATTTTTGAGTTCAATGCCAAGAAAAGCTTCCTCAAGGATATCAATGTTCGTAAGGCGATCGTCCAAGGCATCAACCGGGAGCAGATGTCCAAACTAGCCTTTGCGGGTCTGGATTGGAGTGCCCCTGTTCCTGGCAGCGAACTCGTCTACCCCACCCAGAAAGGGTATAAGGATAATATGCCTAAGGAGGCCGCCTTCAACACAGCCAATGCTAAGAAAACTCTGGAAGCAGACGGCTACAAGCTGGGCAGCGACGGATACTACGCCAAGAAGGGCACAACCCTGACCCTGTCTTACACCACTTTCGGAGACAGCTCTAAGGTTAAAGCCCGCGGCCTGGCCGTACAAAAGATGATGAAGAACATCGGCATCAAACTCACCATTGACAATCGTCCTTCATCAGACTTCTCAAAGACCCTTAGCGATGGTGATTGGCAAATTCTAGGCATGGGCTGGTCATTTAGCGGCACCCCTGACAGTTATAACTACGGCAAGCAGCTCTATGGCATGAAGTCAGAATCCAATTATTCGGGTATAGGCAGTAAGAAAATCGATGCCATGTTCGCCAAAGTGAACACCCTCAACACGGTTTCCGCTCAAATTGCCCAGACGAACAAGGCTGAAAGCGCGGCCTTTAAACTCTATGGACAGCTGCCTTATGCCAATAGTCCTATTATGGGAGCATATTCCAAAGGACTCGCAAACGTTGGCCCTGCAGGCTATAAAACTATTCTCGTCGAAGATGTCGGCTGGGAAAAGTAAGGCAAAGATATAAGCCAGCATAGGCCAAGCCTGAATAAGTAAGCAGGCACTGCATTGGATGAATTAATGAATTCCTCATTCATCCAAGCAGTGTCTGCTTTTCTTTACTTTTTCTTATATCGATTTATACCATTTTCTTATATCGTTTATGAACTGTCTCATTCTTTAAGATAATAAAAATTAACTATTTTAGAATATTTTTTGAATTTTATGCATTATTTTTTGGAGGTTTTA
This window contains:
- a CDS encoding ABC transporter family substrate-binding protein, which gives rise to MTRKRIISKLPALAASAITVIALSACGNATTGTSKTAMTEDPSGTPVTYTGTLPMPKASGDYSNPKSRDQLKDKGTVTYSISEIGPNWNAFSVNGNTVYMSTLWNYYMPSLWMSSLDGSTIKPNPNYLTSYKISTVKGKQTIVLNFNPKAKWNDGRAIDWTAVKAAWTVTSGKNTNYTAASTTGWEQVSTVTKGTTAKQAIITMKTPYYPATSFISIYPPQAVDVKTYTSGWTDNPHDKEWGAGPYVIKTRTDSQVTFTPNPKWWGNKPKMTTVTYKLLDSQAAINAFKNKEINAVSLSTADDIKNIRSVTGATIRRGYTSDVSIFEFNAKKSFLKDINVRKAIVQGINREQMSKLAFAGLDWSAPVPGSELVYPTQKGYKDNMPKEAAFNTANAKKTLEADGYKLGSDGYYAKKGTTLTLSYTTFGDSSKVKARGLAVQKMMKNIGIKLTIDNRPSSDFSKTLSDGDWQILGMGWSFSGTPDSYNYGKQLYGMKSESNYSGIGSKKIDAMFAKVNTLNTVSAQIAQTNKAESAAFKLYGQLPYANSPIMGAYSKGLANVGPAGYKTILVEDVGWEK